The following are from one region of the Paenibacillus sp. JZ16 genome:
- a CDS encoding alpha-ketoacid dehydrogenase subunit beta: MAQMNMKEAIRDAMRVELSRDPNVVIFGEDVGNVGGVFRVTEGLQKEFGEERVFDTPLAESAIGGLAVGLGIQGFRPIAEIQFVGFIFEALDQIVVQAARMRYRSGGRYNSPIVFRTPFGGGVKAAELHTDALEGLITQTPGIKVVVPSNPYDAKGLMIAAIRDNDPVFFMEHLNLYHAFRAEVPEGDYTVELGKANVVREGTDVTIIAYGLMVHTATKAADELEKNGIKAEIIDLRTISPIDIDTVLASVKKTNRAIVVQEAQKSAGVAAEVIAQINEKAILHLEAPVLRVTPPDTVYPFAQIEDTWLPTPARIVDAVNKVMNF, translated from the coding sequence ATGGCACAAATGAACATGAAAGAAGCGATTCGCGACGCCATGCGCGTTGAATTGAGCCGTGACCCTAACGTTGTCATCTTCGGTGAAGACGTAGGTAATGTCGGCGGTGTTTTCCGGGTAACGGAAGGCCTTCAAAAAGAATTCGGGGAAGAGCGCGTATTCGATACACCGCTGGCTGAGTCCGCTATTGGCGGTTTGGCGGTAGGTCTCGGTATTCAAGGCTTCCGTCCGATCGCTGAAATTCAATTCGTTGGATTTATCTTTGAAGCGCTCGACCAAATCGTCGTTCAAGCAGCGCGTATGCGTTACCGTTCCGGTGGACGTTACAACTCCCCGATCGTATTCCGTACGCCATTCGGCGGCGGGGTTAAAGCGGCTGAGCTGCACACCGATGCACTCGAAGGTTTGATCACGCAAACCCCGGGTATTAAAGTTGTAGTACCTTCCAATCCTTATGATGCAAAAGGACTCATGATCGCAGCAATTCGCGACAATGACCCTGTGTTCTTCATGGAGCACTTGAACCTGTATCATGCGTTCCGCGCTGAAGTTCCTGAAGGTGATTACACGGTTGAGCTTGGTAAAGCTAACGTGGTTCGCGAAGGAACCGACGTTACGATTATCGCATATGGTTTGATGGTTCATACCGCAACGAAAGCGGCGGACGAACTTGAGAAGAACGGAATCAAAGCGGAAATCATCGACTTGCGCACGATCTCTCCAATCGACATCGATACTGTGCTTGCTTCGGTTAAGAAAACCAACCGTGCCATCGTGGTTCAAGAAGCGCAAAAATCTGCAGGCGTAGCCGCAGAAGTTATCGCTCAAATCAACGAGAAGGCGATTCTGCACCTGGAAGCTCCAGTGCTTCGTGTGACTCCGCCGGATACCGTGTATCCATTCGCGCAAATCGAGGACACTTGGTTACCTACTCCAGCACGTATCGTGGATGCCGTCAATAAAGTAATGAATTTCTAA
- a CDS encoding dihydrolipoamide acetyltransferase family protein yields the protein MAKFEYRFPELGEGLHEGEIIKMHIKPGDKVTDDDIIMEVQNDKAVVEVPCPVNGTVQEVFAKDGQVCRVGEVVAIIDAEGDIPEQEAPAEEQSAQEADAAKGSADTTSSPAQDAPADAKQGGNGGAAAPAAPNREVLATPSVRKFAREQGVDIAQVQGSGNNGKVTREDVEAFKNGGGQAAAPAQEAASEAKAAPAAASTAVDTRAEEERVPFKGIRKAISNAMVKSAYTAPHVTIMDEVDVTELVAFRTRMKPIAEKKGTKVTYLPFIVKALVAASRQFPALNAMIDEEANEIVYKKYYNIGIATDTDNGLIVPVIKDADRKSIWMIADSIRDLAARGREGKLSPNEMKGSTISITNIGSAGGMFFTPIINFPEVAILGTGRISEKAVVKNGEIVAAPVMALSLSFDHRIIDGATAQNFMNYIKQLLANPELLVMEV from the coding sequence TTGGCAAAATTTGAATATCGTTTTCCAGAGCTGGGTGAAGGTCTGCATGAAGGTGAAATCATCAAAATGCATATCAAGCCAGGCGACAAAGTAACAGACGACGACATCATCATGGAAGTACAGAACGACAAGGCGGTCGTAGAAGTTCCTTGTCCCGTGAACGGTACGGTTCAAGAAGTTTTTGCCAAGGATGGTCAAGTATGCCGTGTCGGTGAAGTGGTAGCTATCATCGATGCTGAAGGCGACATTCCTGAGCAAGAGGCTCCTGCTGAAGAGCAGTCTGCGCAAGAAGCTGACGCAGCTAAAGGCAGCGCGGATACAACTTCTTCCCCGGCTCAAGATGCACCGGCTGACGCTAAACAAGGCGGAAACGGTGGAGCAGCTGCTCCAGCAGCACCTAATCGTGAAGTTCTGGCTACACCTAGCGTGCGTAAATTCGCTCGTGAGCAAGGCGTAGACATTGCACAAGTGCAAGGTTCTGGCAACAACGGTAAAGTGACTCGCGAAGATGTTGAAGCCTTCAAGAACGGTGGAGGCCAAGCAGCAGCTCCAGCGCAAGAAGCGGCTTCCGAAGCGAAAGCAGCTCCTGCAGCAGCATCCACAGCGGTGGACACTCGTGCAGAAGAAGAGCGCGTACCATTCAAAGGTATCCGTAAAGCGATCTCGAACGCTATGGTTAAATCGGCTTACACAGCTCCTCACGTTACGATCATGGACGAAGTGGACGTAACCGAGCTGGTAGCGTTCCGTACCCGCATGAAACCGATCGCTGAGAAGAAAGGCACGAAAGTTACGTATCTGCCATTCATCGTTAAAGCACTCGTTGCGGCTAGCCGTCAGTTCCCGGCTTTGAATGCGATGATCGACGAAGAAGCGAACGAAATCGTGTACAAAAAATACTACAACATCGGTATCGCTACGGATACAGACAACGGTCTGATCGTACCGGTTATCAAAGATGCGGATCGTAAGAGCATTTGGATGATCGCTGACAGCATCCGTGATCTGGCTGCTCGCGGCCGTGAAGGCAAACTGTCTCCTAACGAAATGAAGGGCAGCACGATTTCCATCACGAACATCGGATCTGCAGGCGGCATGTTCTTTACGCCAATCATTAACTTCCCAGAGGTTGCTATTCTCGGTACCGGCCGCATCAGCGAAAAGGCGGTTGTGAAGAACGGCGAGATTGTAGCAGCACCTGTTATGGCATTGTCCTTGAGCTTTGACCACCGTATCATCGACGGCGCAACGGCTCAAAACTTTATGAACTATATTAAACAACTGCTCGCTAACCCTGAGCTGCTTGTTATGGAGGTGTAA
- the lpdA gene encoding dihydrolipoyl dehydrogenase: MVVGDASLDIDTLVIGAGPGGYVAAIRAAQLGQKVLIVDKSELGGVCLNRGCIPSKALIAAAHQFESAKHADAFGISVENVTVDFAKTQEFKNGVVKKMTGGVAGLLKGNKVEVFNGECMFINENEARVFNDHESPRYRFKNCIIATGSRPIELKPFPFGGRILSSTEALNLPEVPKSMIVIGGGYIGAELGQMYSKFGSKVTIIEGLDSVLAGFDKDMTSLVTKNMKKTGIEIITGAKAESAEQNDKEVTVKYSVNGETKEVTADYLLVTVGRRPNTDGELGLDLIGLDMDERGFVKVDHQGRTSIPHIFAIGDIVSGLALAHKASYEGKVAAEAISGMPSVVDYKCIPAVVFTDPECSSVGYTEAQAKEKGHKVKAGKFPYAGNGRSVSLNHPEGFVKIVAEEGTGLILGAQIVGLEASNLIAELGLAIEMGATLEDVALTIHAHPTLGEIVMEAAELVMGHPIHIIAR, from the coding sequence ATGGTAGTTGGAGATGCTTCTTTAGATATTGATACTCTAGTCATTGGTGCTGGTCCTGGTGGTTATGTGGCGGCGATTCGTGCCGCCCAACTGGGTCAAAAGGTTCTGATCGTTGATAAATCGGAACTCGGCGGTGTTTGCTTGAACCGTGGTTGTATTCCTTCCAAGGCTTTGATCGCTGCAGCTCATCAGTTCGAGTCCGCTAAGCATGCCGATGCATTCGGTATTTCCGTGGAGAACGTAACGGTTGATTTCGCGAAAACACAGGAATTCAAAAACGGCGTTGTCAAAAAAATGACTGGCGGCGTAGCCGGTTTGCTGAAAGGCAACAAAGTGGAAGTTTTCAACGGCGAGTGCATGTTCATCAACGAAAACGAAGCGCGTGTATTCAATGATCATGAATCACCGCGTTACCGCTTCAAGAACTGCATCATTGCTACAGGTTCCCGTCCAATCGAACTGAAGCCATTCCCGTTTGGCGGACGCATCCTGTCTTCTACCGAAGCATTGAACCTGCCTGAGGTACCGAAGAGCATGATCGTAATCGGTGGCGGCTACATCGGTGCCGAGCTTGGTCAAATGTACTCCAAATTCGGTTCGAAAGTAACGATCATCGAAGGTCTGGACAGCGTTTTGGCTGGCTTTGACAAAGACATGACAAGCCTCGTTACGAAAAACATGAAGAAAACCGGTATCGAAATTATCACAGGTGCTAAAGCTGAAAGTGCCGAGCAAAACGATAAAGAAGTTACCGTGAAATACTCCGTGAATGGCGAAACCAAAGAAGTAACAGCAGATTACCTGCTGGTTACGGTTGGCCGTCGTCCGAACACGGACGGAGAGCTTGGCCTGGATCTGATCGGCCTCGATATGGATGAGCGCGGATTTGTGAAAGTCGACCATCAAGGACGCACAAGCATTCCTCATATCTTCGCGATCGGGGATATCGTATCCGGTCTGGCGCTTGCACACAAAGCTTCCTATGAAGGTAAAGTGGCTGCTGAGGCCATTTCCGGAATGCCGTCCGTCGTGGATTACAAATGTATTCCAGCCGTTGTGTTTACGGATCCAGAATGCTCCAGCGTAGGTTACACCGAAGCTCAAGCGAAGGAAAAAGGCCATAAAGTGAAAGCAGGCAAATTCCCTTACGCAGGTAACGGACGTTCCGTATCCTTGAACCATCCGGAAGGCTTCGTGAAGATCGTAGCTGAAGAAGGAACAGGACTTATTCTCGGAGCGCAAATCGTAGGTCTGGAAGCTTCCAACCTGATTGCAGAGCTCGGTCTTGCTATTGAGATGGGCGCTACGCTTGAAGATGTAGCCTTGACCATCCATGCGCATCCGACGCTTGGCGAAATCGTAATGGAAGCAGCGGAATTGGTTATGGGTCATCCGATCCACATCATCGCCCGTTAA
- the thyA gene encoding thymidylate synthase has protein sequence MKQYLELLQDILDHGVEKGDRTGTGTLSVFGRQLRFDLSKGFPLMTTKRIHLKSVIHELLWFLSGETNIRYLKENGVRIWDEWADENGDLGPVYGSQWRAWETPDGRHIDQIANVIDSIKNNPDSRRHIVSAWNVAEIDNMKLPPCHFVFQFYVAGGKLSCMLTMRSVDSFLGLPFNIASYALLTHMVAQQCGLEPGEFIWSGGDVHIYSNHMEQVRTQLEREPYELPKLVIKRKPESIFDYTFEDFEFEGYQYHPTIKATVAV, from the coding sequence ATGAAACAATACTTGGAGCTGCTGCAAGACATTCTTGATCATGGCGTAGAGAAAGGGGACCGCACGGGGACGGGAACGTTATCCGTATTTGGAAGACAGCTGCGGTTTGACCTTTCTAAAGGCTTTCCTCTGATGACAACCAAGCGGATTCACTTAAAATCGGTGATACACGAGCTTCTGTGGTTCTTAAGCGGGGAGACGAATATCCGGTATCTAAAAGAGAACGGCGTGCGGATATGGGACGAATGGGCAGATGAGAACGGCGATTTGGGACCGGTCTACGGCTCGCAGTGGCGAGCGTGGGAAACGCCGGATGGACGCCATATCGACCAGATTGCCAACGTCATCGATTCGATTAAAAACAATCCCGACTCCCGGCGGCATATCGTCAGTGCCTGGAACGTGGCAGAGATCGACAACATGAAGCTGCCTCCATGCCATTTTGTATTCCAATTCTACGTGGCGGGCGGGAAGCTCTCCTGCATGCTTACCATGCGTTCCGTGGACAGCTTCCTCGGGCTACCGTTCAACATTGCGAGTTATGCACTGCTTACCCATATGGTTGCCCAGCAGTGCGGCCTGGAGCCAGGTGAATTCATCTGGTCCGGTGGCGACGTCCATATCTATTCCAATCATATGGAACAGGTCAGAACGCAGCTTGAACGCGAGCCTTATGAGCTGCCGAAGCTGGTCATCAAGCGCAAGCCGGAGAGCATCTTTGATTATACATTCGAAGATTTTGAATTTGAGGGTTACCAGTATCATCCAACCATTAAAGCGACCGTAGCTGTGTAA
- a CDS encoding dihydrofolate reductase translates to MISMIWAMGKDQVIGLNGTMPWRLPRDMAFFKETTLHKTILMGRKTWESFGSKPLPHRKNIVLTRDRSFTLTDDQGIVIHDIDEALPYAENAELMVIGGSQIYELMLPKADRLYCTFIDETFEGDTFFPEVNWDEWKIIEEVPGITDEKNPYAYRFVTFERK, encoded by the coding sequence ATGATATCGATGATTTGGGCAATGGGCAAGGACCAGGTAATCGGGCTGAACGGCACCATGCCGTGGCGATTGCCGCGGGATATGGCCTTCTTCAAGGAGACGACCCTGCACAAAACGATTCTGATGGGGCGCAAGACCTGGGAGTCCTTTGGCAGCAAACCTCTGCCTCACCGAAAGAATATCGTGCTGACGAGAGACCGAAGTTTCACGCTGACGGACGATCAGGGCATCGTGATCCATGATATAGATGAAGCCCTTCCCTACGCGGAGAACGCAGAGCTGATGGTGATCGGCGGATCCCAGATTTATGAATTGATGCTTCCGAAAGCGGATCGGTTGTACTGCACGTTTATTGATGAAACTTTTGAAGGGGATACGTTCTTCCCTGAAGTGAACTGGGACGAATGGAAAATTATCGAAGAAGTTCCCGGCATAACGGATGAAAAGAACCCGTATGCCTACCGGTTTGTTACGTTCGAACGAAAATAA
- a CDS encoding glutamate synthase subunit beta codes for MSTPTGFMEYQRQLPADRSPAERVKDWEEFHKHLEEEELQTQGARCMDCGTPYCHTGIDMLGGTSGCPIHNLIPEWNNLVYRGLWREALERLHKTNNFPEFTGRVCPAPCEGSCTVGLIGEPVTIKSIEQAIIDKGFEEGWVVPEPPAKRTGRRVAVVGSGPAGLAAAAQLNKAGHSVTVYERADRIGGLLTYGIPSMKLDKGIVQRRVDLLAAEGVEFVVNTEIGKDIPAKQLMEDYDAVVLCGGATKPREFNIEGSDLKGIHYAMDYLNGTIKSLLDSGLEDGNYLSAKDKDVIVIGGGDTGSDCVATALRHGCSSVTQFGTHKQAPLQRDPIANPWPQFPNVYTLDYAHEEAKALFGSDPREFSIMTTKFVGDEEGNLKELHTVQIERIVDETGRKVYQPIPGTEKVFPAQMAFIAIGFDGPEHTLVEQLGLETDRRSNVKAPYGKYTTNVDKVFAAGDMRRGQSLVVWAINEGREVAREVDKYLMGATVLV; via the coding sequence ATGTCTACACCAACAGGATTTATGGAATATCAGCGCCAGCTTCCGGCAGATCGGAGCCCGGCCGAACGAGTTAAAGACTGGGAAGAGTTTCATAAACATTTAGAAGAAGAAGAGCTCCAGACCCAGGGAGCACGCTGCATGGACTGCGGTACGCCATACTGCCATACAGGAATCGATATGCTCGGCGGCACTTCGGGCTGCCCGATTCATAATCTGATTCCGGAATGGAACAATCTTGTATACCGGGGCTTGTGGAGAGAAGCCTTGGAGCGTCTCCACAAAACAAACAACTTCCCGGAGTTTACCGGACGCGTATGTCCTGCTCCTTGTGAGGGTTCCTGCACCGTCGGTTTGATTGGGGAGCCGGTCACGATAAAATCCATCGAGCAAGCGATCATCGACAAGGGCTTTGAAGAAGGCTGGGTCGTTCCCGAGCCGCCGGCGAAGCGTACGGGACGCCGCGTAGCCGTTGTCGGTTCTGGTCCGGCAGGGCTGGCTGCGGCTGCTCAATTGAACAAAGCAGGCCATTCCGTAACCGTCTATGAACGTGCCGACCGTATCGGCGGATTGTTGACTTACGGGATTCCATCCATGAAGCTGGACAAGGGTATTGTTCAGCGCCGTGTAGATCTGCTCGCAGCGGAAGGCGTCGAATTCGTTGTCAACACCGAGATCGGCAAAGACATTCCCGCCAAGCAGCTGATGGAAGACTATGATGCCGTCGTACTGTGCGGCGGTGCAACAAAACCGCGTGAATTCAATATTGAGGGAAGTGACCTCAAGGGCATTCATTATGCGATGGACTATCTGAACGGAACCATCAAGAGCCTGCTGGATTCGGGTCTCGAGGATGGCAACTACTTGTCGGCAAAAGACAAGGACGTTATTGTCATCGGCGGCGGTGACACCGGTTCTGACTGCGTCGCAACAGCGCTTCGCCACGGCTGCAGCAGTGTTACCCAGTTCGGCACGCATAAACAGGCTCCGCTGCAGCGTGATCCGATTGCGAACCCTTGGCCGCAGTTCCCGAACGTGTACACGCTCGATTATGCACACGAGGAAGCCAAAGCGCTGTTTGGCAGCGATCCACGCGAATTCTCCATTATGACCACGAAATTTGTCGGGGATGAAGAGGGCAATCTGAAGGAGCTTCATACCGTTCAAATCGAGCGTATTGTAGACGAAACCGGCCGTAAAGTGTATCAACCGATTCCGGGCACGGAGAAAGTATTTCCTGCTCAAATGGCGTTCATTGCCATCGGTTTTGACGGACCGGAGCATACGCTGGTCGAGCAGCTTGGACTTGAAACGGATCGCCGTTCCAATGTGAAAGCGCCGTATGGCAAATATACGACCAATGTAGATAAAGTATTTGCCGCCGGGGACATGCGTCGCGGACAAAGCCTCGTGGTATGGGCGATCAACGAAGGCCGTGAGGTAGCGCGCGAGGTAGACAAATATTTGATGGGTGCGACCGTACTGGTTTAA